The stretch of DNA GCCCGATCCCGGATTATGCCGTCGCAGTAGGCGTGCCAGCGAAAGTCGTTCGCGAGTGGCGATGTGTTTCCCCGTAGCGGAAGTCGCAGAGACTTTCGATATCCGAAGTTAGTCTTTCCTGTTGTGACGAAACTCTCTGCGAGTTCCGCTACTTGCTAGATCTCCTATGTGTGGTATCACCGGCGCCGTTTGGTTGCCTAATAGCCCTCCCGTCGATTCGGCTGATTTCGATCGGATGACGGACACGCTTGCTCATCGCGGGCCCGATGGTCGCGGTGTGTATCGCGATGATTTCGACGATGGATCTGGAGTGCTGCTCGGCCATCGTCGTTTGTCGATCATCGATCTTGGTGGCGGTGCGCAACCGATGTGCAACGAAGACGAATCGGTCTGGATATCGTTCAATGGCGAGATTTACAATTACCGGGAATTAAGGCCGGGACTCGAGCAACAGGGGCATCGATTTCGAACGAATTCGGATACGGAAACCATTGTCCATTTGTATGAGCAGTACGGGGACGATTTTGTCACCCACTTGCGAGGCATGTTCGCGATTGCCATTTGGGACAAACGGCGGCGTCGCTTGGTGCTAGCTCGTGACCGACTTGGACAGAAGCCGCTGGTTTATTGCCATCAAGCGGATCGTTTGCTATTCGCCAGTGAGATTAAGGCGATCAAGGCGATCTCCCATGTTCCGCTGAGAATTCGAAATCAAGCGGTCGATGAATACTTGACCTATGGCTATATCCCGCACCCGGGAACGATCTACGATTCGATCCAAAAGTTGCCGCCAGCACATATTGCGGTTTTTGAGTCTGGACGCCTGACAACATCGTGCTATTGGAATCCCGAGCTTTGTCCTGATGAAACAGCGTCGACTTTGGAGCTGCAAGAGCAACTAACGTGCGTGCTCAGTGACTCGGTGCGGCTGCGCATGCGCAGCGACGTCCCATTGGGTGCGTTTTTATCAGGCGGAATTGACTCGACGATCATTACCGGATTGATGCAGAAACATGCGGCTCAGCCGACCAATACTTACACGATCGGGTTTCCGGTCGATGAGTTTGATGAGACCGAGTATGCCCACGCTGCAGCGGAGTATCTGAAGACAAATCATTGTGCGATGGAAGTCACCCCAAACTCGCTGGACCTTCTGGAGAAGTTGGTCTGGCTGTTTGACGAACCGTACTCGGACAGTAGTGCGGTGCCGACCTACTACCTGTCACAAATGACTCGGCAACATGTAAAAGTTTCCCTGACCGGCGACGGCGGCGACGAATTATTCGCTGGCTACGATCGCTATCAAACGGTGGATCGACTAAGGTATTTCGATCGTTTGCCGAGACCCATGAAGGCATTGTTGACAGGTCCGTGGCGTTATTTGATTCCTGGCGGTGGGCAAAAGACGGTGCGCCAACGACTAAAGCATCGTTTAGATATCTTGCGAGAGCCAGCGGATCAGCGCTATGCACAGTGGCTAACTGGTTTCCCACCATCTCGCCGTGATTCGCTGTATCGCCCCGAGTTTCGTGATCAGGTTTCTGCGGATGCATCACTTTCGTTCGTTGCCAATTTGATGCGACGATCTTCATCCTTGACGCCTGGCATGCAAGCGATGCGGACCGATTTGCGTTCGTATTTACCATGTGATTTGTTATCGAAAGTCGATATTACCAGCATGGCCCATGGGTTGGAATGCCGCAGTCCGTTCTTGGATCATCATGTCGTCGAGTTGGCTGGGCGGTTCTCGTTCGCTGCGTTGTCACAGCCTGGCAAGATCAAACCGATGCTAACGCAAACGTTTCTTGAAATGATTCCGCCATCATTGAGAAGGCGGCCGAAGATGGGCTTCAGTGTTCCGCTGGACCGATGGTTCCGAGACGACCTGAAGGGCTTTGCTCGCGAGATGCTGATGTCGTCGGATGCGTTTTGTCATTCGTTCTTTGAGCCAAGTGCAGTCGAGTCCATATTACACGAACATCAAGCAGGCCACTGGGGCCACGGTGACCGGATCTGGAGT from Novipirellula artificiosorum encodes:
- the asnB gene encoding asparagine synthase (glutamine-hydrolyzing); protein product: MCGITGAVWLPNSPPVDSADFDRMTDTLAHRGPDGRGVYRDDFDDGSGVLLGHRRLSIIDLGGGAQPMCNEDESVWISFNGEIYNYRELRPGLEQQGHRFRTNSDTETIVHLYEQYGDDFVTHLRGMFAIAIWDKRRRRLVLARDRLGQKPLVYCHQADRLLFASEIKAIKAISHVPLRIRNQAVDEYLTYGYIPHPGTIYDSIQKLPPAHIAVFESGRLTTSCYWNPELCPDETASTLELQEQLTCVLSDSVRLRMRSDVPLGAFLSGGIDSTIITGLMQKHAAQPTNTYTIGFPVDEFDETEYAHAAAEYLKTNHCAMEVTPNSLDLLEKLVWLFDEPYSDSSAVPTYYLSQMTRQHVKVSLTGDGGDELFAGYDRYQTVDRLRYFDRLPRPMKALLTGPWRYLIPGGGQKTVRQRLKHRLDILREPADQRYAQWLTGFPPSRRDSLYRPEFRDQVSADASLSFVANLMRRSSSLTPGMQAMRTDLRSYLPCDLLSKVDITSMAHGLECRSPFLDHHVVELAGRFSFAALSQPGKIKPMLTQTFLEMIPPSLRRRPKMGFSVPLDRWFRDDLKGFAREMLMSSDAFCHSFFEPSAVESILHEHQAGHWGHGDRIWSLLFLELWGRNT